In Drosophila teissieri strain GT53w chromosome 2R, Prin_Dtei_1.1, whole genome shotgun sequence, the following proteins share a genomic window:
- the LOC122615272 gene encoding restin homolog isoform X4: MSDETSDSGGASAPLPSPVSADPEQGATASKLPGPIRSNIPTPAASATGIPQPSKMKAPSSFGSTGSVSKIGRPCCNHTTPKSGPPPRETASMSRESDDNLSSINSAYTDDYYLEATGRRRSSDHNSAVLTANTEQFIIGQRVWLGGLRPGQIAYIGETHFAPGEWAGVVLDDPNGKNDGCVSGKRYFQCEPKRGIFSRLTRLTTYPMSGAQTPTSPLAKNSPDRSRTVSPTASIRSSMLRSPGIGGKNGMAVGDRVIVSSGFGSRPGILRYLGETQFAPGNWCGVELDEPSGKNDGAVDDIRYFECKSKYGVFVPIAKVSLSPSSKKTRLSRTGSRESLTSIGTMNSIATTATSRMRMNAQQRKSSTPVKPILATPKSQFSMQDLLREKQQHVEQLMVERDLDREDAQNQALQLQKSINELKARIVELESALGDERKKTEELQFSIDEAQFCGDEMNAQSQVYKEKIHDLESKITQLVSATPSLQSIPPPAPPSDDSALKEEIVQLQEKMSIQQKEIESRIAEQLEEEQRLRENVKYLQEQNATLQTELVSKDEALEKFSLSECGIENLRRELALLKEENEKQAAEAQADFTRKLAEKSEEVKRVTSELQSLKAASDSLESERVNKTDECEILQTEVRMRDEQIKELAQQLDEVTTQLNVQKADSSALDDMLRLQKEGTEEKSTLLEKTEKELVQIKEEASKNQQEKEQLEKQLSDLKQLAEQEKLVREKTETEVNQIALEKKSVEQQLALKQKELEDFQNKQSETEVCLQEIKDINTQKDLELVESGESLKKLQQQLEEKTQAHEKLHADWEELKKNQETIIKQKEQELQQLESKSAESEGSLKAVQAQLEQLQKQATASGEEGSKTVAKLHDEISQLKSQAEETQSDLRSTHSNLEAKTKELESANGSLEEEAKKSAGLQEQIIKLKSEVEESQAALSSSQTDVESKTKQLEAANAALEKVNKDYAESRAEASHLQDQVKEITDTLHAELQAERSSSSALHTKLSKFSDELATGQKELTSKADAWSQEMLQKEKELQELRQQLQDSQDSQTKLKAEGERKEKAFEESTKNLQEEVTRAKMENQELSTGTQVTIKDLQERLEINNAELQHKEKMATEDAQKIADLKTLVEAIQVANANISATNAELSTVLEVLQAEKSETNHIFELFEMEADMNSERLIEKVTGMKEELKETHQQLDERQKSFEELEEKFKQAQQSEQHLQQESLTSKEQLTELRQSVQELQDSVKHKEELVQNLEEKLRDTSSIIEGQTTSSQEVQVKLEEAQRNEKVLHEEGAKLNDQLQQLQKTHVELSESLKEKEELVQSLETKLKESSVQLESQTSCSKETQDKLLESQKKEKNLEEEAAKLSGELQQVQDANGEIKDSLVKVEELVKVLEDKLQAATSQLESQQAENRKLQELLVKSQEKEGDLQGESLAVTEKLHQLEQANGELQESLGKKENSLKELEEKLQESGALLQSQLKSHNELQDKLEVAQQKERLLQEETSKLAEQLSQLKEANEELQKSLQQKQSLLEKGNEFDTQLAEYQKVIDEMDDASSVKAKLLEQLQSRVVELEAALHQANESQKTAYLETKELRRKLESLELEKSREILSLKSQMNGASSRSGKGDELESLDTETSLAKINFLNSIIADMQQKNDALKAKVQTLETLPMDFTKPHAFDVLTKRKPAPRLFCDICDEFDQHETEDCPIQASEDRDLSPPPSESNNNEKERKLPAPRKYCDSCEVFGHDTSECADDETY, from the exons ATGAGTGACGAAACGAGCGATTCGGGTGGGGCAAGTGCCCCTCTTCCATCGCCAGTGTCTGCGGACCCGGAACAGGGAGCCACTGCCTCCAAATTACCGGGTCCCATCAGATCCAATATTCCCACGCCCGCTGCTTCTGCCACTGGAATCCCGCAGCCCAGCAAAATGAAGGCACCATCTAGTTTTGGATCGACGGGTTCCGTTTCCAAAATCGGAAGACCGTGCTGCAATCACACTACTCCCAAATCCGGTCCACCACCAAGAG aaaccGCCAGCATGAGTCGTGAAAGCGATGACAATTTAAGTTCGATCAATTCGGCTTATACAG ATGATTATTATCTAGAAGCCACTGGGCGGCGTCGCAGCTCAG ATCACAACAGCGCCGTGCTGACAGCAAACACAGAGCAGTTCATCATCGGCCAGCGGGTTTGGCTGGGTGGCCTTCGTCCCGGACAGATTGCCTACATTGGAGAGACACACTTTGCACCCGGCGAATGGGCGGGTGTCGTTCTGGACGACCCTAATG GTAAAAACGATGGCTGTGTGTCGGGCAAAAGGTACTTCCAGTGCGAGCCAAAACGAGGCATTTTCTCACGCCTCACTCGTCTTACCACATATCCCATGTCCGGAGCCCAGACGCCGACCTCTCCATTGGCCAAAAACTCGCCGGACAGATCGCGCACGGTTTCCCCTACTGCGAGTATTCGCAGCTCTATGCTTCGCAGTCCCGGCATTGGAGGCA AAAATGGAATGGCTGTGGGTGATCGTGTGATTGTCTCGTCTGGATTTGGCAGTCGTCCTGGTATCTTACGCTATTTGGGAGAGACACAGTTTGCTCCCGGCAACTGGTGCGGTGTGGAATTGGATGAGCCCAGCGGCAAAAACGATGGAGCTGTGGATGATATAAG ATACTTTGAGTGCAAGTCCAAGTACGGGGTGTTTGTACCTATAGCGAAGGTGTCGCTGTCGCCGTCGTCCAAGAAAACGCGACTTTCGAGGACCGGATCTAGGGAGTCGCTCACCTCGATTGGCACCATGAACAGCATCGCCACCACGGCCACGTCGCGCATGCGCATGAATGCTCAG CAGCGCAAGTCGAGCACGCCCGTTAAGCCAATTTTAGCGACGCCGAAAAGCCAATTTTCCATGCAG GATCTGCTGCGCGAGAAGCAACAACATGTGGAGCAGCTGATGGTGGAGCGCGACCTGGACCGCGAGGATGCCCAGAACCAGGCGCTGCAGCTACAGAAGAGCATCAACGAG CTGAAAGCAAGAATCGTTGAATTGGAGTCGGCACTGGGCGATGAACGAAAGAAAACTGAAGAGTTGCAGTTCTCCATAGACGAAGCCCAGTTTTGTGGCGATGAAATGAAT GCTCAGTCCCAGGTCTACAAGGAAAAGATCCATGATCTGGAGTCGAAAATCACACAACTGGTGTCAG CCACGCCAAGTCTACAAAGTATACCACCCCCCGCTCCGCCCTCAGATGATAGCGCGTTGAAGGAGGAAATCGTCCAGCTGCAGGAAAAGATGAGCATTCAGCAGAAGGAGATTGAATCGCGGATTGCGGAAcaactggaggaggagcagcgatTGAGGGAAAATGTGAAGTACCTACAGGAACAGAACGCCACTCTTCAGACGGAGTTGGTGTCCAAAGATGAGGCCCTGGAGAAGTTCTCCCTCTCGGAGTGTGGTATCGAGAATCTCCGGAGGGAACTGGCACTGCTCAAggaggaaaatgaaaagcaagctGCGGAGGCTCAGGCTGATTTCACCCGAAAACTAGCCGAGAAATCCGAAGAGGTAAAAAGAGTCACCTCTGAATTGCAGAGCTTGAAAGCAGCATCCGATTCCCTGGAAAGCGAAAGGGTTAACAAAACCGATGAATGCGAAATTCTTCAAACCGAAGTCCGAATGCGGGACGAGCAAATCAAAGAGCTAGCCCAACAACTTGATGAGGTTACCACACAACTCAATGTACAAAAAGCGGATAGTTCCGCTCTGGATGATATGCTTCGGTTGCAAAAGGAGGGCACTGAAGAAAAGTCGACTCTTTTAGAGAAAACCGAAAAGGAGCTAGTCCAAATCAAAGAAGAAGCTTCGAAGAACCAACAGGAAAAAGAACAACTTGAAAAACAGTTATCAGATTTAAAGCAATTGGCAGAACAGGAAAAACTAGTCAGGGAAAAGACTGAAACTGAAGTCAATCAAATAGCATTAGAAAAAAAATCCGTAGAACAGCAATTGGctttaaaacaaaaggaaCTTGAGGACTTCCAAAACAAACAGTCAGAAACAGAAGTTTGTCTTCAGGAAATCAAAGATATTAATACCCAGAAGGACTTAGAATTAGTTGAATCTGGTGAGTCCCTTAaaaaactgcaacagcaaTTAGAGGAGAAAACGCAAGCCCATGAAAAACTGCACGCTGATTGGGAAGAGCTAAAGAAAAATCAAGAGACGATCATAAAGCAAAAGGAACAGGAGCTTCAGCAACTCGAAAGCAAGTCAGCTGAATCCGAAGGTTCTTTAAAGGCCGTACAAGCTCAACTAGAGCAACTTCAGAAACAGGCCACCGCATCTGGAGAAGAGGGATCCAAAACTGTAGCCAAATTGCACGATGAGATCAGCCAGCTTAAGTCCCAGGCTGAAGAAACTCAGTCTGATTTAAGATCTACGCACTCGAACTTGGAAGCTAAAACCAAGGAATTGGAGTCTGCAAATGGCAGCCTAGAAGAGGAAGCCAAGAAGTCAGCCGGTCTGCAGGAACAGATCATCAAACTTAAATCTGAAGTGGAGGAGTCGCAGGCAGCACTCAGCTCAAGTCAAACGGATGTGGAATCCAAAACTAAGCAACTTGAGGCCGCAAATGCGGCTTTGGAAAAGGTCAACAAG GACTACGCGGAATCCCGAGCGGAGGCTTCTCATCTGCAAGATCAGGTGAAGGAAATCACCGATACGCTACATGCTGAGCTCCAAGCTGAACGTTCGTCCTCCAGCGCTCTCCACACTAAGCTGTCCAAGTTCTCGGATGAGTTAGCTACCGGTCAAAAGGAACTGACGAGCAAAGCCGATGCTTGGAGCCAGGAGATGCTGCAAAAGGAGAAAGAACTGCAGGAGCTGCGACAGCAACTTCAAGATAGTCAAGACTcgcaaacaaaactgaaagcaGAGGGAGAACGGAAAGAAAAGGCTTTCGAAGAATCAACTAAGAATCTTCAGGAAGAAGTCACTAGGGCCAAGATGGAGAATCAAGAGTTAAGCACTGGCACACAGGTGACCATAAAAGACCTGCAGGAGCGTTTGGAAATCAACAATGCGGAGCTCCAGCACAAGGAAAAAATGGCTACCGAAGATGCACAAAAGATTGCCGACCTTAAGACCCTTGTGGAAGCCATCCAGGTGGCTAATGCCAATATATCAGCTACCAATGCGGAGCTCTCCACTGTATTGGAGGTTCTTCAGGCGGAGAAAAGCGAAACGAATCACATATTCGAGCTCTTTGAAATGGAAGCTGATATGAATTCAGAGCGGCTGATCGAAAAAGTTACTGGGATGAAGGAGGAACTAAAGGAAACCCATCAGCAACTGGATGAGCGACAGAAGTCGTTCGAGGAGCTGGAAGAGAAATTCAAGCAAGCTCAGCAAAGTGAACAACATTTGCAACAGGAGTCTCTGACTTCCAAGGAGCAACTTACGGAATTACGACAGTCTGTGCAAGAACTTCAAGATTCGGTAAAGCATAAGGAAGAACTCGTCCAGAACCTGGAAGAAAAGCTTAGGGACACCAGTTCCATCATAGAAGGCCAAACCACTTCCTCTCAGGAAGTACAAGTAAAGCTAGAAGAAGCTCAAAGGAATGAAAAGGTGCTACATGAAGAGGGTGCCAAATTGAACGaccaactgcagcagctgcaaaagACCCATGTCGAACTGTCTGAATCCCTTAAGGAAAAAGAAGAACTTGTACAGAGCCTAGAgacaaaattaaaagaaagcaGTGTTCAGTTGGAGAGCCAAACGTCTTGCTCAAAGGAAACCCAAGATAAGTTGCTTGAGTCAcagaagaaggaaaaaaactTGGAGGAAGAAGCTGCTAAATTATCCGGTGAGCTGCAGCAAGTACAAGACGCCAATGGAGAAATAAAGGATTCGCTAGTAAAAGTGGAGGAACTAGTTAAGGTGTTGGAGGATAAACTCCAAGCAGCCACCTCCCAGTTGGAGTCCCAGCAAGCGGAAAATAGGAAACTCCAGGAGTTACTGGTGAAATCTCAAGAGAAAGAGGGAGATTTACAAGGAGAATCTCTGGCAGTCACAGAGAAACTACATCAACTGGAGCAAGCAAATGGGGAGCTTCAGGAGTCTCTAGGTAAAAAAGAGAATAGTCTTAAGGAACTTGAGGAGAAACTTCAAGAAAGCGGTGCTTTATTGCAAAGTCAACTGAAAAGCCACAACGAACTTCAGGATAAGTTAGAAGTGGCCCAGCAAAAGGAGAGGCTTCTTCAAGAGGAAACATCCAAGTTGGCGGAGCAACTGAGCCAATTAAAGGAGGCTAATGAGGAGCTCCAGAAATCTCTTCAACAAAAGCAGTCACTTTTAGAAAAGGGTAATGAATTCGACACCCAGCTGGCAGAGTATCAGAAAGTCATCGACGAAATGGATGATGCGTCCTCCGTGAAAGCCAAGCTGCTGGAACAGCTTCAAAGTAGAGTTGTGGAACTGGAGGCCGCACTTCATCAAGCCAACGAGTCCCAAAAGACTGCTTATCTGGAGACTAAGGAACTGAGGCGCAAGCTAGAATCGCTGGAACTGGAGAAGTCCAGGGAGATTTTGAGCCTTAAGTCTCAGATGAATGGAGCGAGCAGTCGGTCCGGAAAGGGAGATGAACTGGAG TCGCTGGACACCGAAACCAGTCTTGCCAAAATCAACTTCCTGAACTCAATTATTGCTGACATGCAGCAGAAAAATGATGCACTCAAGGCAAAGGTGCAGACCCTTGAAACCTTGCCAATGGATTTCACCAA ACCTCATGCCTTCGATGTCCTGACCAAGCGCAAGCCGGCTCCCAGACTTTTCTGCGACATCTGCGATGAGTTTGACCAGCACGAGACGGAGGACTGTCCAATCCAGGCTAGCGAGGATCGGGACTTATCCCCACCGCCTTCCGAGTCCAATAACAACGAGAAGGAACGGAAGCTGCCTGCACCCAGGAAATACTGTGATTCCTGCGAGg TTTTTGGCCACGATACGAGCGAATGTGCCGATGATGAAACCTATTAG
- the LOC122615272 gene encoding restin homolog isoform X10, with translation MSRESDDNLSSINSAYTDLYQETVRRFTRSSLSPTSDWDRFSPARRSQKSEAGSRSSYDYYLEATGRRRSSDHNSAVLTANTEQFIIGQRVWLGGLRPGQIAYIGETHFAPGEWAGVVLDDPNGKNDGCVSGKRYFQCEPKRGIFSRLTRLTTYPMSGAQTPTSPLAKNSPDRSRTVSPTASIRSSMLRSPGIGGKNGMAVGDRVIVSSGFGSRPGILRYLGETQFAPGNWCGVELDEPSGKNDGAVDDIRYFECKSKYGVFVPIAKVSLSPSSKKTRLSRTGSRESLTSIGTMNSIATTATSRMRMNAQQRKSSTPVKPILATPKSQFSMQDLLREKQQHVEQLMVERDLDREDAQNQALQLQKSINELKARIVELESALGDERKKTEELQFSIDEAQFCGDEMNAQSQVYKEKIHDLESKITQLVSATPSLQSIPPPAPPSDDSALKEEIVQLQEKMSIQQKEIESRIAEQLEEEQRLRENVKYLQEQNATLQTELVSKDEALEKFSLSECGIENLRRELALLKEENEKQAAEAQADFTRKLAEKSEEVKRVTSELQSLKAASDSLESERVNKTDECEILQTEVRMRDEQIKELAQQLDEVTTQLNVQKADSSALDDMLRLQKEGTEEKSTLLEKTEKELVQIKEEASKNQQEKEQLEKQLSDLKQLAEQEKLVREKTETEVNQIALEKKSVEQQLALKQKELEDFQNKQSETEVCLQEIKDINTQKDLELVESGESLKKLQQQLEEKTQAHEKLHADWEELKKNQETIIKQKEQELQQLESKSAESEGSLKAVQAQLEQLQKQATASGEEGSKTVAKLHDEISQLKSQAEETQSDLRSTHSNLEAKTKELESANGSLEEEAKKSAGLQEQIIKLKSEVEESQAALSSSQTDVESKTKQLEAANAALEKVNKDYAESRAEASHLQDQVKEITDTLHAELQAERSSSSALHTKLSKFSDELATGQKELTSKADAWSQEMLQKEKELQELRQQLQDSQDSQTKLKAEGERKEKAFEESTKNLQEEVTRAKMENQELSTGTQVTIKDLQERLEINNAELQHKEKMATEDAQKIADLKTLVEAIQVANANISATNAELSTVLEVLQAEKSETNHIFELFEMEADMNSERLIEKVTGMKEELKETHQQLDERQKSFEELEEKFKQAQQSEQHLQQESLTSKEQLTELRQSVQELQDSVKHKEELVQNLEEKLRDTSSIIEGQTTSSQEVQVKLEEAQRNEKVLHEEGAKLNDQLQQLQKTHVELSESLKEKEELVQSLETKLKESSVQLESQTSCSKETQDKLLESQKKEKNLEEEAAKLSGELQQVQDANGEIKDSLVKVEELVKVLEDKLQAATSQLESQQAENRKLQELLVKSQEKEGDLQGESLAVTEKLHQLEQANGELQESLGKKENSLKELEEKLQESGALLQSQLKSHNELQDKLEVAQQKERLLQEETSKLAEQLSQLKEANEELQKSLQQKQSLLEKGNEFDTQLAEYQKVIDEMDDASSVKAKLLEQLQSRVVELEAALHQANESQKTAYLETKELRRKLESLELEKSREILSLKSQMNGASSRSGKGDELESLDTETSLAKINFLNSIIADMQQKNDALKAKVQTLETLPMDFTKPHAFDVLTKRKPAPRLFCDICDEFDQHETEDCPIQASEDRDLSPPPSESNNNEKERKLPAPRKYCDSCEVFGHDTSECADDETY, from the exons ATGAGTCGTGAAAGCGATGACAATTTAAGTTCGATCAATTCGGCTTATACAG ATCTCTATCAAGAGACTGTCAGGCGCTTCACGCGATCTTCACTCTCACCCACATCCGACTGGGATCGCTTTTCGCCCGCTCGCCGCTCGCAAAAATCGGAGGCTGGAAGTCGCTCATCTT ATGATTATTATCTAGAAGCCACTGGGCGGCGTCGCAGCTCAG ATCACAACAGCGCCGTGCTGACAGCAAACACAGAGCAGTTCATCATCGGCCAGCGGGTTTGGCTGGGTGGCCTTCGTCCCGGACAGATTGCCTACATTGGAGAGACACACTTTGCACCCGGCGAATGGGCGGGTGTCGTTCTGGACGACCCTAATG GTAAAAACGATGGCTGTGTGTCGGGCAAAAGGTACTTCCAGTGCGAGCCAAAACGAGGCATTTTCTCACGCCTCACTCGTCTTACCACATATCCCATGTCCGGAGCCCAGACGCCGACCTCTCCATTGGCCAAAAACTCGCCGGACAGATCGCGCACGGTTTCCCCTACTGCGAGTATTCGCAGCTCTATGCTTCGCAGTCCCGGCATTGGAGGCA AAAATGGAATGGCTGTGGGTGATCGTGTGATTGTCTCGTCTGGATTTGGCAGTCGTCCTGGTATCTTACGCTATTTGGGAGAGACACAGTTTGCTCCCGGCAACTGGTGCGGTGTGGAATTGGATGAGCCCAGCGGCAAAAACGATGGAGCTGTGGATGATATAAG ATACTTTGAGTGCAAGTCCAAGTACGGGGTGTTTGTACCTATAGCGAAGGTGTCGCTGTCGCCGTCGTCCAAGAAAACGCGACTTTCGAGGACCGGATCTAGGGAGTCGCTCACCTCGATTGGCACCATGAACAGCATCGCCACCACGGCCACGTCGCGCATGCGCATGAATGCTCAG CAGCGCAAGTCGAGCACGCCCGTTAAGCCAATTTTAGCGACGCCGAAAAGCCAATTTTCCATGCAG GATCTGCTGCGCGAGAAGCAACAACATGTGGAGCAGCTGATGGTGGAGCGCGACCTGGACCGCGAGGATGCCCAGAACCAGGCGCTGCAGCTACAGAAGAGCATCAACGAG CTGAAAGCAAGAATCGTTGAATTGGAGTCGGCACTGGGCGATGAACGAAAGAAAACTGAAGAGTTGCAGTTCTCCATAGACGAAGCCCAGTTTTGTGGCGATGAAATGAAT GCTCAGTCCCAGGTCTACAAGGAAAAGATCCATGATCTGGAGTCGAAAATCACACAACTGGTGTCAG CCACGCCAAGTCTACAAAGTATACCACCCCCCGCTCCGCCCTCAGATGATAGCGCGTTGAAGGAGGAAATCGTCCAGCTGCAGGAAAAGATGAGCATTCAGCAGAAGGAGATTGAATCGCGGATTGCGGAAcaactggaggaggagcagcgatTGAGGGAAAATGTGAAGTACCTACAGGAACAGAACGCCACTCTTCAGACGGAGTTGGTGTCCAAAGATGAGGCCCTGGAGAAGTTCTCCCTCTCGGAGTGTGGTATCGAGAATCTCCGGAGGGAACTGGCACTGCTCAAggaggaaaatgaaaagcaagctGCGGAGGCTCAGGCTGATTTCACCCGAAAACTAGCCGAGAAATCCGAAGAGGTAAAAAGAGTCACCTCTGAATTGCAGAGCTTGAAAGCAGCATCCGATTCCCTGGAAAGCGAAAGGGTTAACAAAACCGATGAATGCGAAATTCTTCAAACCGAAGTCCGAATGCGGGACGAGCAAATCAAAGAGCTAGCCCAACAACTTGATGAGGTTACCACACAACTCAATGTACAAAAAGCGGATAGTTCCGCTCTGGATGATATGCTTCGGTTGCAAAAGGAGGGCACTGAAGAAAAGTCGACTCTTTTAGAGAAAACCGAAAAGGAGCTAGTCCAAATCAAAGAAGAAGCTTCGAAGAACCAACAGGAAAAAGAACAACTTGAAAAACAGTTATCAGATTTAAAGCAATTGGCAGAACAGGAAAAACTAGTCAGGGAAAAGACTGAAACTGAAGTCAATCAAATAGCATTAGAAAAAAAATCCGTAGAACAGCAATTGGctttaaaacaaaaggaaCTTGAGGACTTCCAAAACAAACAGTCAGAAACAGAAGTTTGTCTTCAGGAAATCAAAGATATTAATACCCAGAAGGACTTAGAATTAGTTGAATCTGGTGAGTCCCTTAaaaaactgcaacagcaaTTAGAGGAGAAAACGCAAGCCCATGAAAAACTGCACGCTGATTGGGAAGAGCTAAAGAAAAATCAAGAGACGATCATAAAGCAAAAGGAACAGGAGCTTCAGCAACTCGAAAGCAAGTCAGCTGAATCCGAAGGTTCTTTAAAGGCCGTACAAGCTCAACTAGAGCAACTTCAGAAACAGGCCACCGCATCTGGAGAAGAGGGATCCAAAACTGTAGCCAAATTGCACGATGAGATCAGCCAGCTTAAGTCCCAGGCTGAAGAAACTCAGTCTGATTTAAGATCTACGCACTCGAACTTGGAAGCTAAAACCAAGGAATTGGAGTCTGCAAATGGCAGCCTAGAAGAGGAAGCCAAGAAGTCAGCCGGTCTGCAGGAACAGATCATCAAACTTAAATCTGAAGTGGAGGAGTCGCAGGCAGCACTCAGCTCAAGTCAAACGGATGTGGAATCCAAAACTAAGCAACTTGAGGCCGCAAATGCGGCTTTGGAAAAGGTCAACAAG GACTACGCGGAATCCCGAGCGGAGGCTTCTCATCTGCAAGATCAGGTGAAGGAAATCACCGATACGCTACATGCTGAGCTCCAAGCTGAACGTTCGTCCTCCAGCGCTCTCCACACTAAGCTGTCCAAGTTCTCGGATGAGTTAGCTACCGGTCAAAAGGAACTGACGAGCAAAGCCGATGCTTGGAGCCAGGAGATGCTGCAAAAGGAGAAAGAACTGCAGGAGCTGCGACAGCAACTTCAAGATAGTCAAGACTcgcaaacaaaactgaaagcaGAGGGAGAACGGAAAGAAAAGGCTTTCGAAGAATCAACTAAGAATCTTCAGGAAGAAGTCACTAGGGCCAAGATGGAGAATCAAGAGTTAAGCACTGGCACACAGGTGACCATAAAAGACCTGCAGGAGCGTTTGGAAATCAACAATGCGGAGCTCCAGCACAAGGAAAAAATGGCTACCGAAGATGCACAAAAGATTGCCGACCTTAAGACCCTTGTGGAAGCCATCCAGGTGGCTAATGCCAATATATCAGCTACCAATGCGGAGCTCTCCACTGTATTGGAGGTTCTTCAGGCGGAGAAAAGCGAAACGAATCACATATTCGAGCTCTTTGAAATGGAAGCTGATATGAATTCAGAGCGGCTGATCGAAAAAGTTACTGGGATGAAGGAGGAACTAAAGGAAACCCATCAGCAACTGGATGAGCGACAGAAGTCGTTCGAGGAGCTGGAAGAGAAATTCAAGCAAGCTCAGCAAAGTGAACAACATTTGCAACAGGAGTCTCTGACTTCCAAGGAGCAACTTACGGAATTACGACAGTCTGTGCAAGAACTTCAAGATTCGGTAAAGCATAAGGAAGAACTCGTCCAGAACCTGGAAGAAAAGCTTAGGGACACCAGTTCCATCATAGAAGGCCAAACCACTTCCTCTCAGGAAGTACAAGTAAAGCTAGAAGAAGCTCAAAGGAATGAAAAGGTGCTACATGAAGAGGGTGCCAAATTGAACGaccaactgcagcagctgcaaaagACCCATGTCGAACTGTCTGAATCCCTTAAGGAAAAAGAAGAACTTGTACAGAGCCTAGAgacaaaattaaaagaaagcaGTGTTCAGTTGGAGAGCCAAACGTCTTGCTCAAAGGAAACCCAAGATAAGTTGCTTGAGTCAcagaagaaggaaaaaaactTGGAGGAAGAAGCTGCTAAATTATCCGGTGAGCTGCAGCAAGTACAAGACGCCAATGGAGAAATAAAGGATTCGCTAGTAAAAGTGGAGGAACTAGTTAAGGTGTTGGAGGATAAACTCCAAGCAGCCACCTCCCAGTTGGAGTCCCAGCAAGCGGAAAATAGGAAACTCCAGGAGTTACTGGTGAAATCTCAAGAGAAAGAGGGAGATTTACAAGGAGAATCTCTGGCAGTCACAGAGAAACTACATCAACTGGAGCAAGCAAATGGGGAGCTTCAGGAGTCTCTAGGTAAAAAAGAGAATAGTCTTAAGGAACTTGAGGAGAAACTTCAAGAAAGCGGTGCTTTATTGCAAAGTCAACTGAAAAGCCACAACGAACTTCAGGATAAGTTAGAAGTGGCCCAGCAAAAGGAGAGGCTTCTTCAAGAGGAAACATCCAAGTTGGCGGAGCAACTGAGCCAATTAAAGGAGGCTAATGAGGAGCTCCAGAAATCTCTTCAACAAAAGCAGTCACTTTTAGAAAAGGGTAATGAATTCGACACCCAGCTGGCAGAGTATCAGAAAGTCATCGACGAAATGGATGATGCGTCCTCCGTGAAAGCCAAGCTGCTGGAACAGCTTCAAAGTAGAGTTGTGGAACTGGAGGCCGCACTTCATCAAGCCAACGAGTCCCAAAAGACTGCTTATCTGGAGACTAAGGAACTGAGGCGCAAGCTAGAATCGCTGGAACTGGAGAAGTCCAGGGAGATTTTGAGCCTTAAGTCTCAGATGAATGGAGCGAGCAGTCGGTCCGGAAAGGGAGATGAACTGGAG TCGCTGGACACCGAAACCAGTCTTGCCAAAATCAACTTCCTGAACTCAATTATTGCTGACATGCAGCAGAAAAATGATGCACTCAAGGCAAAGGTGCAGACCCTTGAAACCTTGCCAATGGATTTCACCAA ACCTCATGCCTTCGATGTCCTGACCAAGCGCAAGCCGGCTCCCAGACTTTTCTGCGACATCTGCGATGAGTTTGACCAGCACGAGACGGAGGACTGTCCAATCCAGGCTAGCGAGGATCGGGACTTATCCCCACCGCCTTCCGAGTCCAATAACAACGAGAAGGAACGGAAGCTGCCTGCACCCAGGAAATACTGTGATTCCTGCGAGg TTTTTGGCCACGATACGAGCGAATGTGCCGATGATGAAACCTATTAG